The Pontibacter pudoricolor genome contains a region encoding:
- a CDS encoding energy transducer TonB, whose protein sequence is MNHANHHIHFGADGHPTLELLRQYQEGLLSSALSHRLERHLLDCELCTDIAEGMALSDATQTKAAVSDINQRLTISKEKHGTAAWYSDWRAVAAVFVLLCSAVMVFYYQYTNLQNGPETIVVEKATEKPETIAPEPTINYAPPIATLDAEVTEEVKPTQPIDKPKLNTAKTIVAADPLDKFIAGDEVILDEETIAKIADADITESVALGEVTFDFKADSTATIATVKPKARAATAPPMSLQRALEGQVAGVSVQRNTDGSTVIRGKVTDTEGFPLPGVMVQVKGTMQGVSTDKDGNFSLQMPEGKNILTFRYIGFETKEQQIESPSQLLAINLEPDNKQLSEVVVTGYGISAATPVIKKPEPTIGRRAYKLYLKNEQRPLKATTKGRAIVGFTVSENGQLENVRVLRSLNTEADAEAIRLIQQGPAWEPAMQNGNPVSQQVKVVVRFR, encoded by the coding sequence ATGAACCACGCTAACCACCACATACACTTCGGTGCAGACGGGCACCCGACCCTGGAATTGCTTCGGCAATACCAGGAAGGCTTGCTATCGTCTGCCCTGAGCCACCGGCTGGAGCGCCACCTGCTGGACTGTGAACTATGCACGGATATAGCCGAGGGCATGGCTTTATCAGATGCTACCCAAACCAAAGCTGCCGTTTCCGATATTAACCAGCGTTTAACTATATCTAAAGAAAAACACGGAACTGCAGCCTGGTATTCTGACTGGCGTGCCGTAGCCGCTGTATTTGTGCTTCTCTGTTCGGCTGTAATGGTATTTTATTATCAGTATACCAACTTACAAAATGGACCTGAAACTATAGTTGTAGAAAAAGCTACTGAAAAGCCTGAAACTATAGCTCCGGAGCCAACTATAAACTACGCGCCTCCTATTGCTACGCTGGATGCTGAGGTAACTGAAGAAGTAAAGCCCACTCAGCCTATAGATAAACCAAAACTGAATACAGCTAAAACTATAGTTGCTGCTGATCCGCTAGACAAGTTTATAGCTGGTGACGAAGTAATTCTGGATGAAGAAACTATAGCTAAAATTGCAGATGCAGATATAACTGAGTCGGTAGCTTTGGGAGAGGTTACATTTGATTTCAAAGCTGACAGCACAGCAACTATAGCTACTGTAAAACCAAAAGCCAGGGCAGCTACAGCCCCGCCAATGAGTCTTCAGCGCGCTTTGGAAGGACAAGTGGCCGGCGTTTCTGTTCAGCGAAACACCGATGGGTCCACTGTTATTCGGGGTAAAGTTACTGATACTGAAGGCTTCCCGTTGCCGGGCGTAATGGTGCAGGTTAAAGGAACTATGCAAGGCGTTTCTACAGATAAAGATGGCAACTTCTCGCTACAAATGCCTGAAGGTAAAAACATATTAACCTTCCGCTACATCGGCTTCGAAACCAAAGAGCAGCAAATTGAAAGCCCTTCTCAGTTACTGGCCATAAATCTTGAGCCAGATAACAAACAACTATCAGAAGTAGTGGTAACAGGTTACGGTATAAGCGCAGCTACTCCGGTTATAAAAAAGCCCGAGCCAACTATAGGCCGACGCGCCTACAAACTCTATTTAAAAAACGAGCAGCGCCCACTAAAAGCAACAACAAAAGGCAGAGCTATAGTTGGCTTTACTGTTTCTGAAAACGGTCAGTTAGAAAATGTGCGGGTATTACGTAGCCTGAATACTGAAGCCGATGCCGAAGCAATAAGATTAATACAGCAAGGTCCGGCCTGGGAGCCTGCCATGCAGAATGGAAATCCTGTGTCGCAGCAGGTGAAGGTAGTGGTTAGGTTTAGGTAA
- a CDS encoding GNAT family N-acetyltransferase codes for MEHEVKHDQDDLRFYIVIDEEEAELTYSYTEEEYMDFDHTFVPESARGQGIAHKLARHGLDFARENNCKAIASCPSVEAFVKRNPEYNDIMVWP; via the coding sequence ATGGAACACGAAGTAAAGCACGACCAGGACGACCTGCGTTTTTATATAGTAATAGACGAGGAAGAAGCCGAATTGACCTATAGTTACACCGAAGAAGAATACATGGACTTTGACCACACCTTTGTGCCGGAAAGTGCACGCGGACAAGGCATAGCCCATAAATTAGCGCGCCACGGCCTCGATTTTGCCCGCGAAAATAACTGCAAAGCTATTGCCTCCTGCCCTTCCGTAGAAGCCTTTGTAAAACGCAACCCCGAGTATAACGACATCATGGTGTGGCCTTAA
- a CDS encoding DoxX family protein, which translates to MNLTHDMHRVERWADTHHPIWLDFLRIGLGIFLMIKGFMFVQDTSALFSIMQKSQFPWVSIGLAHYVAFAHLVGGFLIAIGLITRVAILFQIPILLGAVFFVNPEHGFYSENTELWSSVIVLLLLIGFLIFGSGRFSVDHLIRKPQNDWLY; encoded by the coding sequence ATGAACTTAACACACGATATGCACCGCGTGGAGCGATGGGCAGACACCCATCATCCCATCTGGCTCGACTTCTTAAGAATCGGACTTGGTATATTTCTGATGATAAAAGGCTTTATGTTTGTGCAGGACACAAGCGCACTTTTCAGTATAATGCAGAAAAGCCAGTTCCCATGGGTTTCTATCGGTCTTGCCCATTATGTGGCATTTGCGCATTTGGTAGGCGGTTTCCTGATCGCGATTGGCCTGATTACGAGAGTTGCTATTCTGTTTCAGATTCCGATACTACTGGGCGCTGTTTTCTTTGTAAACCCGGAACACGGTTTTTACTCTGAGAACACCGAACTCTGGTCATCTGTTATTGTACTGCTGTTGCTGATCGGTTTTCTTATTTTTGGCTCCGGTCGCTTCTCAGTAGACCACCTCATCCGTAAACCACAAAACGACTGGCTTTATTAA
- a CDS encoding aminoacyl-histidine dipeptidase: MNEEIRELEPKALWNYFTDLNAVPRPSKKEERVIQFMKDFGNSLGLETQVDEIGNVIIKKPATAGMENRQTVLLQSHLDMVHQKNADTTFDFNTQGIEMFVEGDWVKAKGTTLGADNGIGVATIMALLASDNIPHPPLEALFTIDEETGMTGALGLKGGMLEASIMLNLDTEDDTELTIGCAGGVDVTATGTYSSENAAANSTGYRLSIKGLTGGHSGMDIHLGRGNANKLMNRILYLAAEQFGVQVAEIDGGSLRNAIPRESFAIVAVAQDKAKAFEEFVASQKDILKKEYNTTDPNLEVAIETTAAPTQVLAQDFQYKLLRSIYACPNGIYRLSPDIENLVQTSNNVARVLVKNGEYSIQCLTRSSVDSEKMDLANAIKSTFELAGASVTFKGQYPGWTPLPGAAIVQVMSDLYRELFDGEPHVNACHAGLECGIVGGNYPGMEMISFGPNIRGAHSPDEKVQISSVQKYWGFLLETLERIPVKV; the protein is encoded by the coding sequence ATGAACGAAGAAATAAGAGAACTTGAGCCGAAAGCGCTCTGGAACTACTTCACCGACCTGAATGCCGTACCACGTCCGTCTAAAAAAGAAGAGCGGGTGATACAGTTTATGAAAGATTTTGGCAACAGCCTGGGCCTGGAAACGCAGGTAGATGAGATCGGAAATGTGATCATTAAAAAGCCGGCCACTGCTGGCATGGAAAACCGCCAGACCGTATTGCTGCAAAGCCACCTGGACATGGTACACCAGAAAAACGCCGACACTACTTTCGATTTCAATACACAAGGCATTGAAATGTTTGTGGAAGGCGACTGGGTAAAAGCAAAAGGCACCACGCTGGGCGCAGATAACGGTATTGGTGTGGCTACGATCATGGCCCTGTTGGCATCCGACAATATCCCGCACCCGCCACTGGAAGCTCTTTTTACCATAGACGAAGAAACCGGCATGACCGGTGCTCTTGGATTGAAAGGTGGTATGCTGGAAGCCTCTATCATGCTGAACCTGGATACCGAAGATGATACAGAACTAACGATTGGTTGTGCAGGCGGTGTAGATGTAACCGCAACCGGAACCTATAGTTCAGAGAATGCTGCTGCTAACAGCACAGGCTATCGCTTGAGCATTAAAGGTTTAACTGGTGGTCACTCAGGCATGGACATTCATTTGGGTCGTGGCAACGCGAACAAGCTGATGAACCGCATTTTGTACCTGGCTGCTGAGCAGTTTGGCGTGCAGGTTGCTGAGATTGATGGCGGCAGTTTACGCAATGCGATTCCCCGTGAGTCGTTTGCCATAGTTGCTGTGGCGCAGGACAAGGCTAAGGCTTTTGAAGAGTTTGTAGCTTCACAGAAAGACATTCTGAAAAAGGAATACAACACAACAGATCCGAACCTGGAAGTTGCCATTGAAACTACAGCTGCTCCAACACAGGTACTGGCCCAGGATTTCCAGTACAAATTACTACGCAGCATTTACGCCTGCCCGAACGGCATCTACCGTCTTAGCCCCGACATCGAGAACCTGGTGCAGACCTCGAACAACGTAGCCCGTGTGCTGGTAAAGAATGGCGAATACAGCATCCAATGCTTAACCCGCAGTTCTGTTGATTCTGAGAAAATGGACCTGGCCAATGCTATTAAATCAACTTTTGAGTTAGCAGGTGCTTCCGTTACGTTTAAGGGCCAATACCCGGGCTGGACACCACTTCCGGGCGCGGCAATCGTTCAGGTAATGAGCGACCTGTACCGCGAACTGTTTGATGGTGAGCCACATGTAAACGCATGTCACGCCGGTTTGGAGTGCGGTATAGTTGGGGGCAATTACCCGGGCATGGAAATGATCTCGTTTGGTCCGAATATTCGTGGCGCGCACTCCCCTGACGAAAAAGTGCAGATCAGTTCAGTACAGAAATACTGGGGCTTTTTGCTGGAAACGCTGGAGCGCATCCCGGTGAAAGTTTAA
- a CDS encoding DUF7619 domain-containing protein, with translation MRSQVEPGFQMEFDFEGNFYSVSEDKVKFFNKNGDFILSFGWVGDKDIFNSYRIRDIALDKYGDVYILTSDTKGTVHKFSPTGNYIASFHQTPIDPESNFLPTRLFFDRGNNMYLLQDAKCYKFNHEQKLISKFTFEVPYNEYGLLYPIKDILVDDTGLIHMAHNSYIKTFTPEGKLIRQFKALDKAPEKWELISSFALDNKGFVYVVDQLTIRKFSKDGNLVATIPGNRGYNVSLNSKISVRPDGSEIRVGLNSDGFLKTVKIYQNGIVPVTNILSGTIYNDANSNCIKEDEPGLEGTVIEVQPGPYYVRSNKDGRFSVEVGVGEYNIKQIIRSVPGREIEQICPSNSQTHKVAFSSAGNIKADINFGNKVTLSPYLTTSVSSTRRRRCFESTTKITYANAGYAPAENAKVYLQLPKEIELLSADKPYTKQSNNTYVFDVGTVAPGETRTITIQDKVTCGDESVRGLTVCTRAWISTGKLPEKPIATVTGECDPATGRVRFVIHNTGPQDMETGKLFRIYRDGKLSTVEQYKLAGGDSLVLWIPAVGKTLRLEAEQPDGNGDNTLASATIEGCQAGGSNTPISTGFVNALPPDEEEAEAAEECLLITDSYDPNDKQVTPTGLTSENYTPTGVALTYKIRFQNTGTDVAYRVVVVDTLSENLDISTLQMGSASHNYRFDVTGKGSPVLTWTFDNIMLPDSNRNEPGSHGYIQFSIKPKADLPEKTLVENFADIFFDFNSPVRTNITTNRIYDMPEVISEADRLEADDVIATPGIIGFTPESGKFGAEVIINGKKFANEPALNKVYFNDLPATIVSATETELKVIVPANATSGNLKIQTNDGVAQSTDGFEVYQPPVVSAFSPKEGISGTTVTLEGSHLTEAWLQTIKLGNQVCEIISREGNKVVVKVPQGAVTGTFEAISKGGEAKTIDAFVVWHQPAITNLSKTTDKAGATIEIAGANFASAPERNTVKFGTVPARVLQATATVLKVQVPKGAEDGRVTIETPGGIAESTVHFTFIPAPEVLAFTPAIGTVGTDVVLTGKHFLTLGKPDTITFNGQKAVVLEATPTLLKVRVPRGASSGKIKVAGVGGYAVTADEFRIEELSPEQAIEVYPNPTTGNFTIRFIHADFEVQQVQLFSTLGQLVYSEKVNSPRPDQLEIKLATPKPGMYMLHIKTERGLVIKKLNVL, from the coding sequence ATGAGAAGTCAAGTAGAACCCGGCTTCCAGATGGAGTTTGATTTTGAAGGTAATTTTTATAGTGTAAGCGAAGATAAAGTTAAATTTTTCAACAAAAATGGGGACTTTATTTTAAGCTTTGGATGGGTAGGAGATAAAGACATATTTAACTCATATCGAATAAGGGACATTGCGTTAGATAAATATGGTGATGTTTATATACTCACTTCTGATACTAAGGGTACAGTGCACAAGTTCTCACCTACAGGTAACTATATAGCGAGCTTCCACCAAACTCCCATAGATCCTGAATCAAACTTTTTACCAACTAGGCTCTTTTTCGATAGAGGAAATAATATGTACCTGTTGCAGGATGCTAAGTGCTATAAATTCAACCATGAACAAAAACTAATATCGAAATTTACTTTTGAAGTGCCCTACAATGAATACGGCCTTTTATACCCTATTAAAGATATACTTGTGGATGATACTGGTCTTATCCATATGGCGCATAACTCATATATTAAAACTTTTACACCTGAAGGAAAATTAATTCGCCAGTTTAAAGCTTTAGATAAAGCACCCGAAAAGTGGGAGTTAATTTCATCTTTTGCTCTGGATAATAAGGGTTTCGTTTACGTAGTTGATCAGTTGACCATCAGAAAATTTAGTAAAGATGGAAATCTTGTAGCAACTATACCTGGTAATCGTGGTTATAATGTCTCACTTAATTCCAAAATAAGTGTTAGGCCAGACGGATCAGAGATTAGAGTAGGTCTTAATAGTGATGGTTTTCTAAAAACGGTTAAGATTTATCAAAATGGTATTGTACCAGTTACGAATATTTTATCTGGTACAATCTATAATGATGCAAACAGCAATTGCATAAAGGAGGATGAGCCTGGTCTTGAAGGAACAGTTATTGAGGTGCAGCCAGGACCATATTATGTTAGGAGTAATAAAGATGGCCGGTTTTCTGTTGAAGTTGGGGTTGGAGAGTACAATATCAAACAGATTATTCGAAGCGTTCCTGGACGTGAAATAGAACAAATTTGCCCAAGTAATTCTCAAACCCACAAAGTAGCCTTTTCATCAGCAGGAAATATTAAAGCAGACATCAACTTCGGCAATAAAGTAACCCTCTCCCCTTACCTAACCACCAGCGTATCTTCTACGCGCCGTCGTCGTTGTTTCGAAAGCACCACCAAAATAACTTACGCCAACGCAGGGTATGCCCCGGCCGAGAATGCCAAAGTATACCTACAACTTCCAAAAGAAATAGAACTGTTATCAGCAGATAAACCCTACACAAAACAGTCAAATAATACTTATGTGTTTGACGTAGGTACTGTTGCGCCCGGCGAAACCAGAACTATAACTATACAGGACAAAGTAACTTGCGGCGATGAAAGCGTTCGTGGCCTGACGGTATGCACCAGAGCATGGATATCGACAGGCAAACTTCCTGAAAAACCAATTGCTACGGTAACCGGAGAATGCGATCCTGCTACAGGCAGAGTTCGTTTTGTTATCCACAACACCGGCCCGCAAGACATGGAAACAGGTAAGCTTTTCAGGATATACAGAGACGGTAAATTATCGACGGTAGAGCAATACAAACTGGCTGGCGGCGATAGTCTTGTACTATGGATACCTGCCGTTGGTAAAACCCTACGCCTGGAAGCTGAGCAGCCGGATGGAAACGGCGATAATACGCTGGCAAGCGCAACGATAGAAGGTTGCCAGGCAGGTGGAAGCAACACGCCTATCAGTACGGGTTTTGTAAATGCCCTGCCACCGGATGAAGAAGAGGCTGAAGCAGCAGAAGAATGCCTGCTTATTACAGACTCTTATGACCCGAACGACAAGCAGGTAACTCCTACTGGCCTCACCTCCGAAAACTATACACCAACCGGTGTGGCGCTCACCTATAAGATCCGTTTCCAGAACACCGGTACAGATGTGGCTTACCGTGTTGTTGTGGTGGATACTTTGTCAGAAAACCTGGATATCAGCACGCTGCAAATGGGATCTGCATCGCATAACTATAGATTTGATGTAACCGGCAAAGGCAGCCCTGTTCTCACCTGGACCTTCGACAACATTATGCTGCCAGACAGCAACAGAAACGAACCGGGCAGCCACGGCTATATCCAGTTCAGTATTAAACCTAAGGCGGACCTGCCAGAGAAAACTTTAGTGGAGAACTTTGCAGATATCTTCTTTGACTTTAACTCGCCAGTTCGCACCAACATTACCACAAACCGCATTTACGACATGCCGGAAGTTATAAGCGAAGCAGACAGACTAGAAGCAGATGATGTTATCGCAACCCCAGGCATTATTGGTTTTACACCGGAAAGCGGCAAGTTTGGGGCAGAAGTTATCATTAATGGCAAAAAGTTCGCTAACGAGCCGGCACTGAATAAGGTATACTTTAATGATTTACCGGCAACTATAGTTTCGGCTACTGAAACAGAGTTAAAAGTTATAGTACCGGCCAATGCCACCTCGGGTAATTTAAAGATCCAGACAAACGATGGCGTAGCGCAAAGCACCGATGGTTTTGAAGTGTATCAGCCTCCTGTTGTCAGTGCTTTCTCACCGAAAGAAGGTATTTCAGGAACTACCGTAACCCTGGAAGGCAGCCATTTAACTGAAGCATGGCTGCAAACTATAAAACTGGGAAATCAGGTTTGTGAGATCATCAGCAGAGAAGGTAATAAGGTAGTTGTAAAAGTACCGCAAGGCGCTGTAACAGGTACGTTTGAAGCCATTAGCAAAGGCGGCGAAGCAAAGACGATTGATGCCTTTGTAGTATGGCACCAGCCGGCTATAACTAACCTGAGCAAAACCACAGATAAAGCTGGCGCAACTATAGAGATCGCAGGTGCTAACTTTGCCTCTGCTCCTGAACGAAACACTGTAAAGTTTGGAACCGTGCCGGCCAGGGTGTTGCAGGCAACTGCAACTGTATTAAAAGTACAGGTACCAAAAGGTGCCGAAGATGGTCGGGTAACTATAGAAACGCCAGGCGGCATAGCAGAAAGCACTGTTCATTTCACTTTTATTCCGGCGCCTGAAGTACTTGCCTTTACCCCTGCTATTGGCACTGTTGGCACTGATGTTGTGCTAACCGGAAAGCACTTTTTGACACTCGGAAAACCTGATACTATTACGTTTAACGGCCAGAAGGCGGTAGTGCTGGAAGCCACTCCTACGCTGCTTAAAGTAAGGGTACCGCGTGGGGCAAGCTCGGGTAAAATAAAGGTAGCCGGTGTTGGAGGTTATGCTGTAACAGCTGATGAGTTCAGAATTGAAGAGCTTAGCCCGGAACAGGCCATTGAAGTTTACCCGAACCCGACTACCGGCAACTTCACCATCCGGTTTATACACGCTGATTTCGAAGTGCAGCAGGTGCAGTTGTTCTCGACTTTGGGGCAGTTGGTTTATTCAGAAAAAGTAAACAGCCCGAGACCTGATCAACTGGAAATAAAGCTGGCTACTCCTAAACCAGGTATGTATATGCTGCATATAAAAACCGAACGTGGACTGGTTATCAAAAAACTGAATGTGCTGTAA
- a CDS encoding RNA polymerase sigma factor, which translates to MFLKFFKKADPPDDLQLVQQYRATADMDCLGELFERHTEMVYLVCLKYLRDEEESKDATMQVFESLTELLLKHDIANFKSWLHVTTKNHCLMQLRAKKGKEQVRLEDASPPFMENSDLFHLSDAEQKEEDEKLLTQGLETLPPEQRTCVELFYLQQKSYKEIAGQTGGDLNKVKSYIQNGKRNLKLYMEKHHEPR; encoded by the coding sequence ATGTTTCTAAAGTTTTTCAAAAAGGCCGACCCACCCGACGACCTGCAGCTGGTGCAACAGTACCGGGCTACAGCCGATATGGATTGCCTTGGCGAGCTTTTTGAACGACATACCGAAATGGTGTACCTGGTTTGCCTGAAGTACCTGCGCGACGAGGAAGAAAGCAAAGATGCTACCATGCAGGTTTTCGAGAGCCTGACCGAGCTGTTGCTGAAACACGACATTGCTAATTTTAAAAGCTGGCTGCACGTTACCACTAAAAACCATTGCCTGATGCAGCTGCGGGCTAAAAAAGGAAAAGAACAGGTACGCTTAGAAGATGCCTCGCCGCCGTTTATGGAAAACAGCGATCTTTTTCATCTTAGTGATGCCGAGCAGAAAGAAGAGGACGAAAAGCTGCTGACACAGGGCCTGGAAACTTTGCCGCCAGAACAACGAACCTGTGTAGAGCTGTTTTACCTGCAGCAAAAGAGTTATAAAGAGATTGCCGGACAGACAGGCGGCGACCTGAACAAAGTAAAAAGTTACATACAAAACGGGAAACGGAACCTGAAACTATACATGGAGAAACACCATGAACCACGCTAA
- a CDS encoding YczE/YyaS/YitT family protein, which yields MKNWIIRYSFFFAGLLLFGFANAMAVKVKYLGLHPWEVLNVALFQKFGFTIGTWSVLVGLVVIVIAWFVNRKYINIGTFLNTLLIGPFMDFFLWLDFLPEATHGWQDYALLFMAILIGSVAGGLYVSGGVGAGPRDGFMLSLSERTRLTVSQARIVVECIVLVIGFSLGGPIGIITFLYTFIQSPLFQITLRFFQKLRIFLTEEPAPEKVQVKQ from the coding sequence ATGAAAAACTGGATCATCCGTTATAGTTTCTTTTTTGCTGGTTTGTTGCTGTTTGGGTTTGCTAACGCGATGGCTGTGAAAGTTAAATACCTGGGCCTGCATCCCTGGGAAGTGCTGAATGTGGCTCTCTTTCAGAAATTTGGTTTTACTATTGGTACCTGGAGTGTGCTGGTGGGCCTGGTAGTGATAGTGATTGCCTGGTTCGTAAACCGCAAATACATTAACATTGGTACTTTCCTGAATACGCTGCTCATTGGCCCGTTTATGGACTTTTTCCTGTGGCTCGATTTTCTTCCGGAAGCTACCCATGGCTGGCAGGACTATGCGCTTTTGTTCATGGCTATACTTATCGGTAGCGTTGCGGGTGGTTTGTATGTATCAGGTGGCGTTGGTGCCGGCCCACGCGATGGGTTTATGCTTTCCTTATCTGAACGTACGCGCCTTACCGTAAGCCAGGCCCGGATAGTGGTAGAGTGCATTGTCCTTGTTATCGGTTTTTCGTTAGGTGGACCCATTGGTATTATCACGTTCCTTTACACATTTATACAAAGCCCATTGTTCCAGATCACGTTACGGTTCTTCCAGAAGCTTCGGATTTTCTTAACCGAGGAACCCGCTCCCGAAAAAGTACAGGTTAAACAGTAA
- a CDS encoding YfbK domain-containing protein has protein sequence MKKHIYLLVFSLLLISITTIAQTRTITGKVTDYATAQPLPGVAVTIKGTNKGVATDAAGNYKLLVSASDKTLSFRYIGYKSKDVTIKKDSVINVALEVDGRQLEEVIVTAQGRRSRALAGKVAGVSVMADQATFGYAPPVFNTEEYQHLPESIFLEAKKNPLSTFSIDVDNASYSNVRRFINEGQLPPADAVRIEEMINYFDYDYPQPTKEHPFSVTTELAACPWNKENLLLHIGLQGKEIPTDNLPASNIVFLIDVSGSMMSQDKLPLVKSGFKMLVEQLRPQDKVAIVVYAGAAGLVLPSTNKKAEMLAAIEALEAGGATAGAAGINQAYREAEKHFIKGGNNRVILATDGDFNVGVSSSGELERLIEKKRETGVFLTVLGFGTGNLKDSRMEQLANKGNGNYAYIDNILEAKKVFVNEFGGTLFTIAKDVKLQLEFNPAHVKAYRLIGYENRALQNEDFNNDQKDAGDMGAGHSVTALYEIVPANAKNSKTELQKVDELKYQETKLNTKAAATNELLTLKLRYKEPAGDQSKLLQTIVSTQTIAPEKLSDNYRFSAAVAAYGMLLRDSKFKGSANYNQVLELAQQARGKDEDGNRGEFVKLVKAVQLMDARASKK, from the coding sequence ATGAAAAAGCACATCTACTTACTCGTTTTCAGCTTGCTGCTGATATCCATCACAACTATAGCGCAGACCAGAACTATAACCGGTAAAGTAACAGATTATGCTACAGCGCAGCCACTGCCCGGCGTTGCTGTAACTATAAAAGGTACAAACAAAGGCGTCGCTACTGATGCAGCCGGGAACTATAAATTGCTGGTTTCAGCCTCTGACAAGACACTGTCGTTCCGCTACATTGGCTATAAGAGCAAAGATGTAACTATAAAAAAAGACTCAGTTATTAATGTTGCCCTGGAAGTTGATGGACGACAACTGGAAGAAGTAATAGTTACAGCCCAGGGCAGAAGAAGCAGAGCCTTAGCCGGCAAAGTAGCTGGAGTATCCGTGATGGCAGATCAGGCAACATTCGGTTACGCCCCGCCCGTATTCAACACAGAAGAATACCAGCACCTGCCGGAAAGTATTTTCCTGGAAGCTAAAAAGAACCCGCTCTCAACTTTCTCTATCGACGTGGACAATGCATCATACAGCAACGTGCGCCGCTTTATAAACGAAGGGCAGTTGCCACCAGCGGATGCCGTGCGCATCGAAGAAATGATCAACTACTTTGATTACGACTACCCGCAACCAACCAAAGAACATCCGTTTTCGGTAACAACGGAGCTGGCTGCCTGCCCCTGGAATAAGGAGAACCTGTTGCTGCACATCGGCCTGCAGGGCAAAGAAATTCCGACCGATAACCTGCCGGCATCTAACATTGTATTCCTGATCGATGTGTCGGGTTCGATGATGAGCCAGGATAAATTGCCGTTGGTTAAATCCGGATTTAAGATGCTGGTGGAGCAACTGCGCCCGCAGGATAAAGTGGCGATTGTGGTGTATGCCGGAGCTGCCGGACTGGTGTTGCCATCAACAAACAAAAAAGCGGAAATGCTGGCAGCCATTGAAGCGTTGGAAGCGGGTGGAGCGACCGCCGGAGCGGCTGGAATAAACCAGGCTTACCGGGAAGCAGAAAAGCATTTCATTAAAGGCGGAAACAACCGGGTTATACTTGCTACAGACGGCGATTTTAACGTGGGCGTATCGAGCTCTGGCGAATTGGAAAGACTGATCGAGAAGAAGCGTGAAACAGGCGTTTTCCTGACCGTACTGGGTTTCGGAACCGGCAACCTGAAAGACTCGCGCATGGAGCAGCTGGCTAACAAAGGAAACGGCAACTATGCCTACATCGACAATATATTGGAAGCTAAAAAAGTATTCGTAAATGAGTTTGGCGGCACACTGTTTACCATTGCCAAAGATGTAAAGCTGCAACTCGAGTTTAACCCGGCACACGTAAAAGCGTACCGCCTGATCGGATACGAGAACCGCGCGCTGCAAAACGAAGATTTTAACAACGACCAGAAAGATGCCGGTGACATGGGCGCTGGCCATAGTGTAACCGCGCTTTACGAAATAGTGCCTGCCAATGCCAAAAACAGCAAAACCGAGCTGCAGAAAGTTGATGAACTGAAATACCAGGAAACAAAACTGAACACCAAAGCCGCTGCAACCAACGAACTGCTTACCTTGAAACTGCGCTACAAAGAACCAGCCGGCGACCAGAGCAAACTGCTGCAAACCATAGTTAGCACCCAAACTATAGCTCCGGAAAAACTATCCGACAACTATAGATTCTCGGCGGCGGTGGCAGCTTATGGTATGTTGCTCCGCGATTCTAAATTTAAAGGATCAGCCAACTATAACCAGGTGCTGGAACTGGCGCAACAGGCCCGCGGAAAAGATGAAGACGGAAACCGCGGTGAGTTCGTAAAACTGGTAAAAGCCGTGCAGCTGATGGATGCAAGAGCCAGCAAAAAGTAA